In a genomic window of Myotis daubentonii chromosome 18, mMyoDau2.1, whole genome shotgun sequence:
- the SERTAD4 gene encoding SERTA domain-containing protein 4: MTLVLSMNRFCEPIVSEGAAEIAGYQTLWEADSYGGPSPPGPAQAPLQGDRGAGPPLAGSHYRGISHPITTSKITYFKRKYVEEEDFHPPLSSCSHKTISIFEERAHILYMSLEKLKFIDDPEVYLRRSVLINNLMKRIHGEIIMQNNWCFPACSFNGAPAQEWFVAQDCPYRKRPRMAKEECEKIHACCFYQDCGGHYLNLPLSVNANVGSASTTASSSSSSSSSSSSSSSSSSSSSFSSSSSSSSSSSPLPLPSCSHQVDFDVGGAPIYKGDGHIPASEIFVTNVRSLGVQEKAKLHEEKSNDDTDRAGGPLSHEPVGNDLAFECKGQFYDYFETGSNEKHSVSESWKKSLRRKEPSPGNKLCCSKRK; this comes from the exons ATGACTCTGGTTCTGTCCATGAATAGATTCTGCGAGCCCATTGTCTCGGAAGGAGCTGCTGAAATTGCAGGGTACCAGACACTATGGGAGGCTGACAGCTACGGAGGCCCGAGCCCCCCAGGGCCAGCACAGGCTCCTCTGCAGGGAGACCGGGGAGCCGGCCCCCCGCTGGCAG GATCACATTACAGGGGAATTTCACATCCTATAACAACATCCAAGATCACATACTTTAAGAGGAAGTATGTGGAAGAAGAGGATTTTCACCCACCACTCAGCAGCTGTAGCCAtaaa ACCATCTCCATTTTTGAGGAGCGAGCCCACATCCTTTACATGTCCTTAGAGAAGCTAAAGTTTATCGACGATCCTGAAGTGTACCTCCGAAGATCAGTCCTGATAAACAATTTGATGAAAAGGATCCATGGAGAAATTATCATGCAGAATAACTGGTGCTTCCCTGCCTGCTCGTTCAATGGCGCCCCCGCCCAGGAGTGGTTCGTGGCTCAGGACTGCCCTTACCGGAAACGACCGCGGATGGCCAAAGAGGAGTGTGAAAAGATTCATGCCTGCTGCTTTTACCAAGATTGTGGTGGTCACTACTTAAATTTACCCCTTTCTGTCAATGCTAATGTTGGAAGTGCCTCCAccactgcctcctcctcttcttcctcctcctcctcctcctcctcctcctcctcctcctcctcctcctcctccttctcctcctcctcttcctcctcctcttcctcttcccctctgccTTTACCAAGTTGTTCCCACCAGGTGGATTTTGATGTAGGCGGTGCACCAATTTACAAGGGCGATGGCCATATACCTGCCAGCGAAatctttgttactaatgtcaGGTCGCTTGGTGTTCAGGAAAAGGCCAAATTACATGAGGAGAAATCAAACGATGACACTGACAGGGCTGGTGGCCCCCTAAGCCATGAACCTGTGGGAAATGACCTCGCTTTTGAGTGCAAAGGccaattttatgattattttgaGACTGGCTCTAATGAAAAACACAGTGTCAGTGAGTCCTGGAAAAAGTCCTTGAGGAGAAAGGAGCCTTCACCGGGCAACAAACTGTGCTGCAGCAAAAGGAAGTGA